ATAAGAGGTCGGAAAATTAGAACAACCTGCGGCAACATGTTCGTGCAGGTAACCTCTGCACACGTAAATCATCGCGTCATCGCTTTACGGGGGTTGACAGTATCACCGTGCGATGACAGCAGCCATTAGCTGATGTCAGTCATCCCTAAAGTGCACCCTTGTCAAACGCCTTGAACGTCGAGTGATTCCGAACCTTAATAGCAAATATCGTTATCGTGTTACGTTGTTCACTCGCTGCTATCGCTGATCCTCGCTGCAAATTAGAGTAAATGATCATATCGGCGTATCACACGCGCTCATTTGCGTTCCACAGCTTCGGATTGTTGGCCGTCAAAATCTGTACGCTTGTTAtttgattattatcattatcattacttTCATGCCACGTCATAAACCATTATCGATATTCAAATGTCTCGAAGCATTCTTTCAGACCGTTGCGGctgtcatttttttcccctctacTAACCGTTGCATACTTCACGCCGTTCGCAGTTTCGAAGCAGCAACGATTCCTCGGTGTTGCTGTAAAATCGTATTAGAAAGAGATACGATTAGCTTGAAATACTATTCCAGCTGATTCGGATTTACAGAAAAGTTTATAATCAGTTTTCAGACATGAGCAGCTACTTGAGAAAACGTTTGGACGATATTGAACTACGCAACGAACAGATGGTGGAAAGAAAGGCCTGTAAGTATGTCGGTGTGTAAAATTTGAGATGACCTTGGTCAACGGAAATCTTTAACTCTAACGatactctattttttttttttttttattttcttccttacTGTTTATTCAGACGAAGCAGAAATCGATTCGCTTGAGGAGCAGCTGAGGTTTCTAGAAAGTAGCTATGAGCGTTTGCAAGCTACTTATAAATCTACCTTGGAACAATCGGCGCTGAAGCAAGTTGATCTCGTTGTGGCGAAGGACATTAACAATCTTGCGCAATCCATGGTTCAACAAAAGCGAGCCTTACTCAATGAAGAAAAACGGAAGCTAGTGGGTGATAAACTTATTTGCATCACGCGACGTGTTCTACgcattataaataattatttataataatcttAGGATGGCTTGCATTGGCAAGTCTGGGAGGAACAGAGAAAAATGTGTGATGAAGTCTGGACATGTGTTGCTGAGAATGAcagtgtaaattttttgaacgacTATCCTCTCGTTCTGGAAAGGCAGAAATATGCCTTTTGCGCCGCGCAGGAATTCCACGGTGACCACAAGAAAGGTATATTATAAATCATTTGACAGTGAAACGTACAAATCTCAAATTTCGGCGTGCACAATTTCAAACCCGGTATATTGATGTAGTTCTTGCCCTATTCTTAATCACCGAGAATTACAATCCCATAACGCGATCGCAATATTAGATAAACAAGTCAGAAACTTTGGAAATTGATGTGGTTCGAAGCTAATTGaggaagttgaaaataaagtaagaggtaaattttttcgtcCGTTTTCACGGTTCACCATATTGATATACACTCTGTACAGCTGTCAGAGAGAATCCGGGAATCAGACAACTTGTAGCAGAAGTAGCTGCTCTGGAAGCGGAAGTTAGGAgtgctgaaaataattgctTATCACGAAAGCTGCAGGAAGTTTTGTCTGAAATAGAGAAATTAATGGGTAATGATTCTGCATACGAGAACGATTATGAAACTCAGAGGTACGTCATACTCCTAATTTTTGCCCGTAAATCTATACGCTGAAAAGTTTTCTTGAACCATGAAAGAGTGATACTctccaaaaacaaaattccacctttttcagattgattgaagcCTTGGAAAAATCTCACAGTGAGCGTATGGAAATCGAAGCTGAAATATCACAGATTGAGCATTGCAAGGTTGGTGTTTTCCGAGAGGAAGGGACAGTTGGCAAAACACCGATCAGTCTTGAGGATTCGAAGAATTTACTTTCCGTCAAACACGAGCCGCAGTATGATGCTGGAAAGGGTGGTGAACATTTGAAGAATGAGGCGCAATATATTCCGGCCGTTAACGCTTCGAAGGAGGAGAATTGGTTCCAACAAAATACTAGACAACAATCAGACCTACATGATTTGGATATTGTTAGCGTAATTGAGGAGCAGGATAAGAAATTGCAGGCTAAGAAATGGTACG
This genomic stretch from Neodiprion pinetum isolate iyNeoPine1 chromosome 6, iyNeoPine1.2, whole genome shotgun sequence harbors:
- the LOC124221517 gene encoding interaptin-like, whose translation is MSSYLRKRLDDIELRNEQMVERKAYEAEIDSLEEQLRFLESSYERLQATYKSTLEQSALKQVDLVVAKDINNLAQSMVQQKRALLNEEKRKLDGLHWQVWEEQRKMCDEVWTCVAENDSVNFLNDYPLVLERQKYAFCAAQEFHGDHKKAVRENPGIRQLVAEVAALEAEVRSAENNCLSRKLQEVLSEIEKLMGNDSAYENDYETQRLIEALEKSHSERMEIEAEISQIEHCKVGVFREEGTVGKTPISLEDSKNLLSVKHEPQYDAGKGGEHLKNEAQYIPAVNASKEENWFQQNTRQQSDLHDLDIVSVIEEQDKKLQAKKWYADYVRDLEVNDGKTDLGNSYAPLRQENASNFPTYADVSTVDNDSPNRNCVLPDSEKKKFQQPKELTKDKYPELYDPEMLSQSEHSVKSHFFEKKKENAPSELGLVPGSKTKMNSSPEKSETKMEIGLLREIAESERKFEPILVTPSTFFKSESETAFDKNSVQSRYSGTAPSTSTHGMRTATKKSKFVLKTPSKIGKTGYRQRILDDFHNFMLSGIKNPKSTTVKLEYDV